One Castanea sativa cultivar Marrone di Chiusa Pesio chromosome 4, ASM4071231v1 DNA window includes the following coding sequences:
- the LOC142632690 gene encoding uncharacterized protein LOC142632690 has protein sequence MFKVNVDGAVFSSQGAVSVGIIIRHEEGRVEVALSKKIMAPLGAIEVEAKAFEAGHLFAKDIAIQEFVLEGDSIIIYKALCEISSPPSSMELVIVAMHALCRDFRRVEYSHVRRQGNSPAHLLAKHAKSIVDFSKWIEENPCFIEQALIHDVIAFSHT, from the coding sequence ATGTTCAAGGTTAATGTTGATGGAGCCGTATTCTCATCACAGGGTGCAGTGAGTGTTGGCATAATTATCCGACATGAGGAAGGCCGGGTAGAGGTAGCTCTAAGCAAGAAGATTATGGCACCATTGGGAGCAATAGAGGTAGAAGCTAAAGCTTTTGAGGCAGGACATCTATTCGCAAAAGACATTGCAATTCAAGAGTTTGTTTTGGAAGGGGACTCCATCATTATCTATAAAGCACTCTGTGAAATATCAAGCCCACCATCCTCTATGGAACTTGTTATTGTAGCAATGCACGCACTGTGTAGGGATTTTAGGCGAGTTGAATATTCTCATGTAAGGCGACAAGGAAATAGTCCAGCACACTTATTAGCCAAACATGCTAAAAGCATTGTTGATTTTAGTAAATGGATTGAAGAGAACCCTTGCTTTATTGAGCAAGCTCTTATCCATGATGTAATTGCTTTTTCGCATACTTAA
- the LOC142630642 gene encoding NADH dehydrogenase [ubiquinone] 1 beta subcomplex subunit 10-B-like, which yields MGRKKGLEFDESPPDDFDPSNPYKDPVAMLEMREHLVREKWIEIEKSKIIREKLKWCYRVEGVNHLQKCRHLVQQYLDSTRGIGWGKDGRHPSLHGPKVVESVESD from the exons atgGGGAGAAAGAAGGGATTGGAGTTCGATGAATCACCCCCAGATGACTTCGATCCATCGAACCCGTACAAGGACCCGGTGGCGATGTTGGAGATGAGGGAGCACTTGGTGAGGGAGAAGTGGATCGAAATCGAGAAATCCAAGATCATCAGGGAGAAGCTCAAGTGGTGCTACCGCGTCGAAGGCGTCAACCACCTCCAGAAGTGTCGACACCTCGTCCAACAATATCTCGACTCCACTCGTGGCATCGGCTGGGGCAAGGACGGTCGCCACCCCTCCCTCCACG GTCCAAAGGTGGTTGAGTCGGTTGAGTCTGACTGA
- the LOC142630678 gene encoding zinc finger protein CONSTANS-LIKE 16-like produces MITEKKVANALGGKTARACDSCLCRRARWFCAADDAFLCQECDASVHSANQLARRHERVRLQTSSFKPNNDSPPAWHQGFTRKARTPRQNKSSLVQQAKEEEKFLNLLPFVPEIGSEEASQDDSNEEQLLYRVPIFDPFASELCNEMGRTSVDERSDESVLGKNNEVEKVGADDYGRDGACELDDLHGLLPSDMDLAEFAADVESLLGKGLDEESCDIKGLGLLDCKEENDIDLCTDIGEGRVKVEEEEEEIEAIVECQLNPPVDMMSETLDWNFDYESPVAGEEVKLISMAETKMMNGKECKEEKREMFLRLNHEAVITAWDSRGSPWTTGTRPDFNPDDCWRDFMGLYNGDLRHQYGGGDTGVGGHVGGRDEGREARVSRYREKRRTRLFSKKIRYEVRKLNAEKRPRMKGRFVKRTSFMGASSAFPYLKK; encoded by the exons ATGATAACTGAAAAGAAAGTTGCAAATGCCTTGGGAGGCAAGACAGCACGAGCTTGTGATAGTTGTTTATGTAGGCGGGCTCGTTGGTTTTGTGCAGCTGATGATGCTTTTCTTTGCCAAGAATGTGATGCATCGGTGCATTCTGCTAACCAGTTAGCACGCAGACATGAAAGGGTTCGTCTCCAAACTTCATCTTTCAAGCCCAACAATGACTCTCCACCGGCATGGCACCAGGGTTTCACACGCAAGGCCCGAACCCCACGTCAAAACAAGTCTTCGTTGGTGCAACAAGctaaagaggaagagaaattcTTGAACCTTCTGCCTTTTGTTCCAGAGATTGGCAGTGAAGAGGCTTCACAGGATGACAGCAATGAAGAACAGCTTCTTTATCGGGTTCCTATCTTTGACCCTTTTGCCTCTGAACTTTGCAATGAAATGGGGAGAACAAGTGTTGACGAGAGAAGTGATGAAAGCGTTCTGGGGAAGAATAATGAAGTGGAAAAAGTGGGGGCTGATGATTATGGACGTGATGGGGCATGTGAATTGGATGATTTACATGGGCTTTTGCCCTCAGACATGGATCTTGCTGAGTTTGCAGCTGATGTTGAGAGCCTATTAGGCAAGGGACTTGATGAAGAGTCTTGCGACATCAAAGGATTGGGACTTTTAGATtgtaaagaagaaaatgatatcGATTTGTGCACTGATATTGGAGAGGGAAGGGTcaaagttgaagaagaagaagaagaaatagaagcTATTGTAGAATGTCAATTAAATCCGCCGGTGGATATGATGAGTGAAACATTGGATTGGAACTTTGACTATGAGTCCCCAGTAGCTGGAGAGGAGGTGAAGTTAATTTCCATGGCTGAGACCAAGATGATGAATGGCAAAGAATGTAAAGAGGAGAAGAGGGAAATGTTTTTGAGGCTAAACCATGAGGCAGTCATAACAGCTTGGGATAGCCGAGGTTCTCCCTGGACAACAGGAACAAGACCAGACTTCAATCCTGATGACTGCTGGCGAGACTTCATG GGCTTGTACAATGGAGATCTTCGTCACCAATATGGAGGAGGAGACACAGGAGTTGGAGGCCATGTGGGAGGTCGCGATGAAGGTAGAGAAGCAAGGGTATCAAGGTacagagaaaagagaagaacaCGCTTGTTTTCAAAGAAGATAAGGTACGAAGTAAGGAAACTGAACGCGGAGAAGAGGCCTAGAATGAAAGGGAGATTTGTTAAGAGGACGTCCTTCATGGGGGCTAGTTCTGCTTTTCCTTACCTCAAAAAATAA
- the LOC142631021 gene encoding lysM domain-containing GPI-anchored protein 1-like, translating to MRNLVQLLPLVLPILSFFILTPLIHAKSVIEPCSSSDSCTSLLSYILPWDSKISEIASRFQVNISNILAANSFNPEIPSLGNQILRANSHVKVPISCPCVDGIRRSMSTTYRVQEADTAESVSHGYGGIVSAEQITIVNGINASNPLLNRQSLVIPLPCTCFNNSNHGVTTVYMSYVVQSGENLSSIGLEFGTTVMDLEAINGLGQPVIDQGDILAIPISACSSKNLNWYNESLIVPNGSYALTANNCIKCNCGTSDLNLQCFPSGIAVPCSHLQCKGSNLFIGDAYVNQTAAGCNVSTCMYRGHSGGKIFRSLSSSSYVQCPGKQNYSAASPLGSPSSRNPLIPFKTVTPSPSPFPGSTRTMGTASFGPTSTQYSNMSNNGGVLGKASCCNLLLLALVLYYFL from the exons ATGAGAAATCTAGTGCAACTTCTTCCTCTAGTCCTTCCAATTCTTTCATTCTTCATTCTTACTCCTCTTATACATGCAAAATCTGTAATCGAACCATGTAGCTCTTCGGACTCATGcacctctcttctctcttatATTTTGCCATGGGACTCTAAGATCTCTGAGATTGCATCTCGTTTCCAAGTAAATATTTCTAATATCCTAGCTGCTAACTCCTTCAACCCTGAAATACCATCTTTAGGGAATCAGATTCTTCGAGCTAACTCTCATGTCAAAGTACCCATTTCATGTCCATGCGTGGATGGTATCCGACGGTCTATGTCCACCACTTATAGAGTCCAGGAAGCTGACACTGCAGAATCTGTATCACATGGATATGGTGGGATTGTTAGTGCTGAGCAAATTACAATTGTGAATGGAATTAATGCCAGTAACCCATTGTTAAACAGGCAGAGCCTAGTTATACCATTGCCATGTACATGCTTCAACAATAGTAACCATGGGGTCACCACAGTGTACATGTCATATGTGGTGCAAAGTGGAGAGAACTTGAGCAGCATAGGACTTGAATTCGGCACAACTGTTATGGATTTGGAGGCTATCAATGGGCTTGGACAACCGGTAATTGATCAGGGAGACATATTAGCCATTCCAATTTCAG CGTGTTCTTCGAAAAATCTTAACTGGTACAATGAGAGTCTAATTGTGCCAAATGGTTCGTATGCTTTAACTGCCAACAACTGCATCAAATGCAATTGTGGAACATCCGATCTCAA CTTGCAATGTTTTCCATCTGGCATCGCTGTCCCATGCTCTCATTTACAGTGCAAAGGATCTAATCTCTTTATAGGTGATGCGTATGTGAATCAAACAGCAGCTGGTTGCAATGTCAGCACGTGTATGTACCGTGGCCATAGTGGTGGCAAAATTTTCAGAAG TTTATCAAGTTCTTCTTATGTCCAGTGCCCAG GAAAGCAAAATTATAGTGCAGCCTCACCCTTGGGATCTCCGTCATCACGTAATCCATTAATCCCATTTAAAACCGTAACGCCGTCTCCATCACCCTTTCCAGGTTCTACTCGAACTATGGGTACTGCTTCCTTTGGTCCTACAAGTACACAGTATTCGAACATGTCTAATAATGGTGGCGTGCTTGGCAAAGCTTCATGTTGCAATTTATTGCTACTGGCCCTTGTCCTTTACTATTTCTTGTGA